The genomic stretch TCTTTTCTCCAGGCTCTGTAACCTGTTTATTGGACtcattattatattgtatttcgGGATAAAATAAACACCAACCTTTGTGGCGCATAAAAAAATTCCTGAAAGTAATTTCGCGAACTTCAAACGCCCCGCCCTCTCACCAAAACCCCGCTCTTAAACATACATCAGCCAAACTGTtcagaatgtgcaaaatgatTGACAGGCAGAGGATATCTCTGATTGGCTAGTTTTATGCCTGCTGAAAGCCACAGATCAACTGACACTTTTTGTGCAACCatcacattattaaaaataaccaaaaataagAAATCGTCATTGAGAAAGTGTGCATTTCTAATATATGTCCCAACCTTACCTTTTCTCCATAGAAGATAGGTCAAATCCCAGAGCAACGGCCAGATCTGAACCTAAAAGATAGAGTTCAACATGATCCAAATATAGAAGCTACGTTTTTTCATAAGTTTATCAATACAGTAGCTCTAAGGTAACTATCTAGTACTAAGGTGAAGGATACCTAACAGCTCACTGTTACAGTCTGCAGCGACCACTTCCAGTTTATAGCAGGAGTGAGGACTATTTGGGGCCAGCTGGGGGGAAATATTAATGATATTGCCTTTAGTATTATAGAGTTTTAAGATGTCATGAGGTCCTGCCTCAGCTGCAGCTCGGAAAAGATCTGtgatgcaaacacacacatgaataTTTATCATTAATGCATTTATCATTCATGCCGCAGATGTACTTCATCATCACATTTTTTATCTACATGGAAACTTCCTCAAGTCATgcaattaatgcattttaatatgagTGACTTAGCACTGAAAATCCCATATGTTTCCTTTAAAGCACTGCTTGGCACTTGAAGACTGACTGACTGTCAGCACCACCTGTGACTCAAGCTGTCTAACTGAAGTATGAcggtttgtttgtttctgacTCACAATCTGTGACTACAAATGCACCCATGCACACTGAGTCAATATGGaagatttatttaaagttaattaGTGTTCTCGTAGTTCTCTAGAGAACTGGAGTGTTatatcaaaaaaagaaagattaataTATGAGATCATCATCTTATGTTGTATTAGCTATCCAGGTCAACAGAATAGCTCTTCACACAGGCTCGCTGTAATTGAGAGGACCTGATTAAAGAAGCCTGGCTGTTTTCAGTGCCCTTGAGAATGAGAACAGTCCTCAAGCTTGTTTTCAGCAGAATAAAGGCTAATGAGGGCAGAGAGCCAATTTGGTCATAACAAAAACTCCTTTTCTTATATGAAATTCTATTTGATGTTGATATACGAATTAAAGCTGTTGTCATTCATAGAGCGAGACTGCTTTTACAAACCACTTTTTATCTGATGAtctgtataatataaaaatatttattacataatactttaattgtatatattgaataatttatattcattttaatgcaatttaatttattataactgACTCCACAGTTCAACATTCTTCTCATTTCAGTAAACTACAATACTTTTGGTTATATTTCTGTGTGGCTTACAGAGAACACACCAAAACCttgacattttctaaaaaatgtaatgcattttattaaaaaaagtgttatattttagttaatctAGAAAAAATAGATGATTTAAGACATCCTTACCTTTAACATCTTGTGCAGGACAGTCAACGGGAAACTCAGCTTGCTCTGGTCTTCCATtcacagtaaaataaatgattttagttGCCATGTCAGGTGATAACCTGCTGCACCCTCACCTTTGTTGATCGATGTGTGTACAGTGTTACATCAGTGATTCAGCctatcattcattcaaaacccCGCCCCCATTTTAAACCATCTCTGTGGGGTCCACCCCCTTATCCTTAACCCTAATCACTATTctgttaaaatgaataaagcaAATGTTTCCTTAAATTTATCTCGAATGTTATTAATTTTGCacctgatttttgtttttaattttttttgtattaatctGATAACAATTAGtattgataatttttttttatttcacattttaaatcagcgcatttttttgcaattagTAAAACCATGAACAAGCATAAACAAGCGAACAAAACCACATGTTAGTCACGCAgagttaaatataaaataaagctttagtattatgtatttattttgttagtattttaattaatttaacgtTAGCTAAAAATAAGAATTCATCAAAAACATATGTTAGATAAAACACCAACCTGTATCATAAGAACAATAGGAGAAGAGtagtaaaaaagtaagaaattatatttttaaaatgctgtagatatctgtgacttttattttgtagtattttcacttttattgtGAATCCTGTTCTTAGCAGTTTCCTGTACGAAGCACAACGTGGTTTAGGAGAGGTAGTACGGCACAGCGTGAAGAAGCgtagatatatttattttatcaatttcATATATAATCATGACAGAAGGCAAACCATCAAAGAAGTCGGCGAAAAGCCTGCTTTCTTTGAATCCAAAGGAGGACGCAGAGTTTCGGAAGAAGGTTCAGCAAGTAAAGAAAGGTCCTAAAACGGTATGACGGATGACCATGTGGCTTGAGTTTAGCCTGACTATCATTTAGCTTCACGTTGAAACATGGTTTTAGCTCAATTTGACATTTAGTTAGTTATCTTTAAGGGCCAGAATTAAGTTATTTGTTAGCTATTAGTTAtttggtagcactttacaatacggtgtcatttgttaacattagttagtaTTAACtagcatgaacaaacaatgaacagtacatttCTTACACtaattattaatctttgttaatgttaataaaatacagacgttcattgtttgttgatgttagttcacagtgcattaactaatgttaacaaatgctACATGtggttttaataatgcattagtaaatgctgaaatcaatactaattaaaaatgctgtattgttcgttcttagttcatgttaactaatgttaccttattgtaaagtggtACAATTTTTTTAGTTGCcttgcatattttattattctgcACTTAATGTGATATTAATTATGATTTCCTTCTCAGGGTAAGGCGCTTTCTCCTGGAGTGGTTTACGTTGGTCATCTTCCTCGAGGATTGTTCGAACCTCAGTTAAAATCTTACTTTGAGCAGTTTGGCAAAGTCACACGATTAAGAGTTTCCAGGAGTAAAAAGGTATGATGTGCTTGTTGTAGTAGTTCATGTGTTTTACAGTCCATTGGGTTAGAACTTTGTATTTACCACACATTCAACTTATAAATGATGTAGAAAgatgtaaatattacatatttcattaaaatttggGGTGTTTACTTGTATGTACAAGTATTCTGTctatttaacataacataatagtTGCACAATCAGAAAATTATCTTTGGCATTTGTTGCCTTGGATAAGATCATTGTGCAGACAGTATTTAGGTACATATAGCTTATTGCCAACTATGTTGTTGTGCAATGAAACCCATGTGCCAACACTGTAAACACACAAGAGTCATACTAGTAGATAACACTTTGCTTTAAAGATTTTAATGCAAGTATTATTAAACTGTTGTCTTTGACAGACTGGAGGAAGCAAAGGCTATGGATTTGTGGAGTTTGAGTGTGATGAGGTGGCTAAGATTGTGGCTGAGACCATGAACAACTACCTAATTGGAGAACGACTCATAAAGTGTAAGTTAAGTGTACAAGATTttgcatgtatattttttttacataaaatgttgtcTAAAAAGGACTGTGTTTTGTCCTGTCCAGGTCAAATGATGCCACCCGAGAAGGTCCATGAAAAGCTATTTGTTGGTTCCAGGATGCCCTTCAAGAAGCCAAAGCAGCCTGCAGTTACTCGATATAACAAACGGCATACGGAAGATGATCTGACGAAAGTTAGCACAAAGCTTTTAAGCAAAGAGTCTAAACTACGCAAGAGACTGGCGGCAAAGGGCATCGACTATGATTTTCCAGGATTTGTAAGtagtattttgtcatttttattcggaacatttaaaggaatagatgACCTGagaatgaaaatttgctgaaaatgtactcacccttaggCTATCCAAgcagaggtcgcgttaaccgaaaattctcCGTCactgacggaaaaatctgaaggccgtccgtcattttgacagattacactgagggtgatctattgtaaattttagctgtaattcccacccctgtccagttggtggcgagtgcgctccagtgtggcagcagagcacaggatacagtacaaaaacaaaaatgttttcctgtgtGTTTGATTTTGCACAtgcgagtacacagaagctacaacgatctatcacgccacattaaagagcgccaaaacggtatttattgcttgaatttcctatggaaattgacagaatttgaaacctaaaacttaaatatcaaaagtaacacaaagcctagcctattgctatttattgaaAGGAAGGCACATTATGTACTCtccattcatcaactgaaaacagcatcgACCAAGATAACCCAGcctagcgtattttgttgtttttaaacactgcgctgtcaTCTTGTAGGTTGAGGCTTAATATAAAGAGACAAACTTCTCTGTACGTTTTTAAGTTTtcataaaatttttatttttgggtgaactattcctgttCAGTtcgtttgttgttgtttgttttgtttgtttgtttgtttgtttgttttagtgtgacctttttatttatttatttttaggcaGCTCAGAAACCTGCCAAGAAAGCCCATACGGAAGGTGATGTTTCAGTATGCAGTGAGGTAAGCTcaagattttaaattaattttttgtacattttttgcacTGATTTTGTGGGCGTACGCTTGGCACAAACTGAAAATTACCTCAGTTGTATCTGTTGACTGAAGTAAGATAACTGTGCCGACAGAAACTGGTACATTTTAAGCTTATTGTCAGTCGATGTGACTAACAGTGAAACCCATGTGCCAACAGTTACTGTTGAAATGATTAGGATATGTAGTATTATGCTACTAGtgtttaaaagacattttattttacttttaggaTGTCACTCCAGTGTGCACCCCTTCAGTTTTGGAAAGGAGGAAGTCGATCAGAgttgaggatgatgatgatgatgacgaaaTAGTCATCAAAGCCAAATCAGTTCCTGAAAACAGCGAAGATGTGGAAGAGAGCGAGGAAGAGtctgatgaggaggaggaggaggagagtgAAGAAGAGCATACGGCTTAAAAGGAGAATTTAATTACTAACAAAGAGACTTAAATCCCTGTTTTAGAAGGGACACTGGACTCACTGTTTCAGAGCCATTTGTATGTGATTAGTTCTCAGTCCTCCCCTGTGGCTGGAGAAGAGGATCGAACTCATTATCCTGATTATCAGGCATCTGTTTTGAGGTGTTCTTTATGCAGATGTTGTACCCATTATCTTTATGGGGTACAATGTGGTCTCCCAGAGGTTGCTAAAATCTGGT from Labeo rohita strain BAU-BD-2019 chromosome 9, IGBB_LRoh.1.0, whole genome shotgun sequence encodes the following:
- the nifk gene encoding MKI67 FHA domain-interacting nucleolar phosphoprotein, whose amino-acid sequence is MTEGKPSKKSAKSLLSLNPKEDAEFRKKVQQVKKGPKTGKALSPGVVYVGHLPRGLFEPQLKSYFEQFGKVTRLRVSRSKKTGGSKGYGFVEFECDEVAKIVAETMNNYLIGERLIKCQMMPPEKVHEKLFVGSRMPFKKPKQPAVTRYNKRHTEDDLTKVSTKLLSKESKLRKRLAAKGIDYDFPGFAAQKPAKKAHTEGDVSVCSEDVTPVCTPSVLERRKSIRVEDDDDDDEIVIKAKSVPENSEDVEESEEESDEEEEEESEEEHTA